In Cyclobacteriaceae bacterium, the DNA window GAGCATACAGCATGATAGACTACGCCACTCTTATCAAACCTGCTGGTTCCTCCATCAACATGAGTCTTGGAGACATTACCGCCCAGATAAGTTGCATAAAGCAATTGGGAAGCATCATCTGTCAGAACCATAAAATAAAAATCAGAACCACTTGTCGTTCGCTGATAGGCGTCCGGTGTTAGTGGCATTCCAAAAGTGCTGCTGCCCGGCCAAAAGCCAAGAGCGGAATTCAGAACTCCTCCCCAACCAGAAACGTAAATGTTATTGCACTCATTTACTAAAAAGGCTGTTGGCGATATGTCAGGAATTCCACGGCCTGATCCAAAGACAGTAGAGAATTTAAGTGTCTTCAGGTCATTACTGAACTTCTGAATGAACTGACCACCGTTGGCATTGAAATAAACTCCGGCTGTGACGGTAAAGCTTCCGGCCGTTTGTCCATACACATAGATATCACCACTTGAATTGAGGTCGAGAAAATATACCTGGTTGAAAGCATTGGTTCCCGTAAAGGTGGATGCCAGAATGGATGATCCGTCATCAGCGATCTTCGCAATCCAACCATCTCCTGCGCCCAAGTAAGTTCCCTGATACACTCCTGCCGTTACCGGGAAATTAATACTACTGGTTCCTCCACCCACATAAACATTATTCGAAGCATCCAACTTAATAGTATGAGATGCGTCTGCTCCGGATCCTCCAACGAATGTTCCCCACATAATTTGTGAAAGGTCAGGATTAAGCTTGAGAACGATGGCATCTGTAACTCCATTGTTAAAGGTGAGGTCAAAACCATTAACGACCGGAAAATTGGAAGAAGCCGTCACACTGCTGATATAGATATTACCCAGATCATCTGTGATCACATCGCCTCTCAGCTGATCTCCATAATTAGCCGTAAGAATTCCATTGGATGGATTCATTCCATCATTTGCTGAGCCTCCGATAAATGTACTTGCAAGAAGCTGACTCCCATCGGCACTGATCTTCGTGACAAAAATATCTGATCCTTGATTGTAGGTGACGACATTAGTCTCAACTGTTCCACCATTGAATGTCTGGTCAAATCCGGTGATGGAGGTAGGAAAATTTGAAGAGCTGGTTGTTCCTAATATGATTAGCTCATTGTTCTTATTCACCACAAGACTATGAGAAGATTCTGAAAGAGAGCCACCTAAGAAAGACGCGTACAAGAGATGCTGACCAATAGAATCATACTTTAAAATAGAAACATCATAAATACCTCCATAGGTTGTTTGAAACGCTCCGGGTGTTACAGGGAAAAGTCCTGCATCGCTTGTATTGGGAAACTCATTGGTAACTCCTGAAGAATAAAGGTTTCCATGTTCACCAGGCGTTGCAGTACTACCCCAGTTGTCGGCTCTCGATCCTGAGTAAGTTGAAAAGATGAGAATGGGATCAATCACAAGTTCCTTACTGGAATCATATCCTTCCGGGAAACGAAAAGTTATGATGCCATCCAAAAGATCATACTCACACTTAACAGAAACTTTAATTCCATCGATGAACTGGAAGGCTTCAGGCTTTTGTTCGTTTATCGAAACATATTCTGTCTTCACATGAACTTCCTGGTTGATCATGGAGAGTTCATCGACGCCTTCATACTTCAGTTTTATTTCAGATGGGTCTGCACCAGGCGCAACGATAAAATCATACTTGACGAAATCACCGGAAGAATAAATTTTGAGATCGATACTATCATAAAATGAAGAATAGTAAACGCCCTCATATGCTTTTGCTTTGGAAGCCCATGACGATCTATCGGATCCTACAAAGTAATTATAGTAAGTTGAAAGTGGTTGAAATGGCTTTATGACTGGATTGGGATTCGACCCTAAAAAACTGACTTCTATCTTCTGACCGTTGATGACCTGATCATCCGGACTTGAAGAAGATTCTCCCTTTGGATTATGGGAACGGTCATGGAGCTCTTCGAGCTTGCGTTGATCAAGAAAGTAGTAGCTGAATCCTTTTGAACTCAGGAACATACGACCACCACTTACGCGGGCTCCATACTCTATTCCTGAAGGCCATTGATTCTTATTCTCAATGAACTGGATCCTTGGGTCCGCCTGAGCAAATACCTGATTTGAAATAAAGGCTAGAAAAACTGTAAAAAGTAAACCTTTGCCGATCATCGTCATTTATTCGTTGCGCCGTCCTTTTATATCGGGACTTCAAAAATAGTCACCTTTCGATCAAATTGCAGACCGGAACCGGCAACCGATTTCCAAAACGAACCTTAAAATACCGGGCCATATTTCATAGTCGAAAATTAAATCTTTAAACTTGCAGCCTCTTTGAGAGGGCCCTTAGCTCAGCTGGTTAGAGCACCTGACTCATAATCAGGGGGTCGCTGGATCATGCCCAGCAGGGCCCACACAGATATGATGCCGCCATTACTCGTGGCGGCACATTTATTTTCCCTTCAACTACTTTCTGCCTTGGTAATTGTTACAATCCGGAATAAAGTACCCCAAATCAGAAGAGTAGCAAGAAATTTTACGGGACCGTTTAAAATTTAAACTTCCAGGGTGTTCTTCGGTTAGGAAAAATGTGCTAAAATTGGAGGCCTAAACGTAAAAACCGTGAAATGCCGTCAAAAGTCATTCATCATTGGTAATTCCGAAAACGGTAACATAGACCTTTTAAAACCAATACATAAACTATGAAATTCCAACTCAATTCATTGCTCCTGGTTCTTCTCGCTTGCTTCGTACTGTGCTCCTGTGGCCCTAAAGGCGAGCAGAACAAAAATTCGGATGAATTCACTGAGGCTGAGAAATCGCTTAATGAGGAAATTAAAGACATCGCTTACAGCATCCCTTCTCCTTCTGAAATTCCTTATTTATTGGAAGCATCTGGTGCGGAATACAACCAAGGCCTTGTAAATGATCGTAAAAAGGCTGACGGATACAAGTCTCAACCTGACAAAGCTGCTCTCAACCTGGGAGTATATACTGCCGATATCGGATATCTGAGCTCTTATGGAAAAACTCAGGAGTCAATTGACTATCTGAATGCTTGCAAAGCTCTTGCTGATGACCTTGGCGTTAGCGGTTCATTCGATCGTGCAACTCTTGAAAAATTCGAAGCAAACATTGCGAATAAGGATTCTTTAGCTGCCCTTTTAAACAGCGCAATGAAGAAGACTGACAAATACATGAAAGATGACAATCGCAGTAAGCTTGGAGCTTTGATGGTTACAGGAAGCTTTGTTGAAAGTCTTTATATCTCTACCGGTATCGTTAAGACATATCCAAAGGATATTCTTCCCGCTGACAAAAGAATCCTTATCCTTACTCCTTTGATGCGCATCATCATTGATCAGAAAAAATCAGTGAGCGAAGTAACAAAGATGTTAAGTACAGTTGATCAGACAGGACCTATTCCTGCGATCCTGGCTGATCTGAAAAGCCTTGAGGCAGCCTATGCCGCTTCAAATCTTGAAGAGCAGATCAAGAATAACAAAGCCAACATGGCGCTTTCCGACAAGAGTCTTGAAGAGATCACCAAGATCACTGAAAAGCTCAGAAAAGATATCGTCGAATAATAGTATGGTTATTTGAAAAAGGGATTGGTTCTCCACCAATCCCTTTTTTTATTTATTGATATTTCATTTCTCTTTCCCCTAGATCAACGCCATGAGTGAACCCGTCCTAAAATCAATCCTCCGTCTCTTTGCCATTGTCGCAAAGGAAGATCAGGTAACACGACAAGAACGCGATTATGTTCTTGCCTTTCTTAATGATCACCTGGGGCGTAAGGCAGTCATGGAGAAGATTGCTTTTTTTGATGATTTCGTTCTGCACTTATCTTCCAATCAGGAAAAGAATATTCAACAGTATTGCCAGGAAATCAATGCAGAAGTAACTCAAAAGCAAAAAGCCGTCATACTGCTGGAGTTGATGAGTGTTATCCTGGCGGATGGCGTAATCTCAGATAAAGAGAATCATTACGCAAAGATGATTGGCTCCGCATTGAACGTGAGCAGTGAAGACATCGATCTGATGACTCACTTTATTCTTGGAACACATCGTGATACTTTCAAATCAGAAAAAATACTGGTTATCGATTCCATACCGGAAAAACCCAAAACTACCAAGCACATCTATCGTGAGAAGCTCGATGGAACCATTGCTATCCTTTACTTAAGTTCCGGAGAACTGTATTTCTTTAAGTTTACCGGCAAAGGAGATGTATTCCTTAATGGCATTCCCCAAAAGTCTTCCAACATCAATCCCCTCGCCCATGGCAGTAGTATGCGTTGGGAAGGTGCAGAGCCCGTATACTTCGGAGAGACTTTAAGTTTATTCAAACAGCTTAACAGCGGAGTCAGAACCACCTTTGAAGCCAGAAATATTTTCTATGAATTCAAGAATGGTAAACTAGGTCTTCGTGAAGTCAACATCTTTGAAGAATCAGGCAACCTGATCGCTTTGATGGGCGCCAGCGGAGCAGGTAAGTCTACCCTGCTTCAGGTTCTTAATGGATCCGAAAAACCTTCCAGTGGCCAAGTATTGATCAATGGGATTGATATTCATCGCGAAAGCAAAAAGGTAGAAGGCGTATTCGGATTTGTGCCACAAGATGATTTGCTGATAGAAGATCTTACGGTATACCAGAATTTATACTTTGCTGCGAAACTTTGTTTCAATCATTTATCAGAAACCGAAGTCAACTTATTGGTATTAAAAACACTTGATGATCTTGGGTTAAGCGAAACAAAAGATCTAACAGTCGGATCTCCTCTACGAAAGACCATTAGCGGCGGTCAACGCAAGCGACTGAATATCGGTCTGGAGCTATTGCGCGAACCTTCTGTATTGTTTGTTGATGAGCCAACCTCAGGACTTTCTTCCCGCGATTCTGAAAACATCATTGATCTGTTAAAAGAACTTGCACTCAAAGGCAAGCTTGTCTTTGCAGTAATTCACCAGCCAAGCTCAGATATTTTCAAGATGTTTGACAGACTCGTTATCCTGGATACTGGTGGTTATCAGATCTATTACGGTAATCCTGTTGATGCTGTTACCTATTTCAAGCAGAATATTAATCTTGTCAACAGTGACCAGGGCGAATGTCCCGAGTGTGGAAATGTAAATCCGGAACAGATTTTCAATATCATCGAAACCAAAGTGATCGATGAGTACGGAAACTTTACCAATGAGAGAAAGATCATTCCTGAGCAATGGAATATCATTTTCAGAGATAAAATAAAAATCCCGACGCTCTCAACTTCTACCGAACCACCCCACTCTACCTTACGCCTGCCAGGATGGACACGTCAGATAAGATTATTTGGACTAAGGGACTTTCTTTCCAAGCTAAGTAACCGCCAATATCTTGCGATCAATTTACTGGAGGCACCTTTACTTGCATTCATTTTAGCATTCATTACCCGCTACTATAATACAGATGATCCTTATCATTCCGGATATGTGTTCATCAAGAATCTCAACCTGCCGGCATATTTATTCATGAGTGTGATTGTCGCACTTTTCATGGGATTAACTGTCAGCGCGGAAGAGATTATCCGTGACCAGAAGATCCTCAAGCGTGAGGCATTCCTGCACCTTAGTAGAAGTAGCTATCTGATTTCAAAAGTTGGTATTCTTTTTATGATATCAGCCATTCAAACCTTCCTCTTTGTGCTGGTAGGGAATTCCATATTGGAAATTGACGGGATGCTCTTTATCCACTGGGGGATACTATTTACCGTCTCCTGTTTTGCAAACATGCTGGGACTCAACATTTCTTCAGCGTTCAACTCCGCGGTGACGATCTATATCCTGATCCCCATTCTTCTTATTCCGCAGTTGATCCTGAGCGGAGTGGTTGTGAAATTCGATAAGCTGAATCCTCTTATTGGAAATTCTGAAACAGTACCGCTGGTAGGTGATATGATGACCTCCCGATGGGCCTTTGAGGCATCGATGGTAGCGCAGTTCAAAGACAATCGTTATGAAAGAGAATTCTATGAGCAGGATAAAATAATTTCTGACTCAGAGTATAAGAGACTCTATTACATCCCGACATTAGAATCCAAACTTGACTTCGTTAATCAGAATTATCTTAAGAAGGAAACTGACCCGGCCATTGTTGTATCAGACCTGAAGCTTATTCAGAATCAGATTGATATTGAGCTTGAAGGAATTGGCAGACAACATTTTCTTGAGCTCGCCCTCTTGCAAAGAAGTACGTATGATTCATCAGTCTATTCTAAAACGAAGAAATTTCTTCATACGCTAAAACAATATTATTCCAATCGATCCATAAACGCGAACAAGGAAAAAGAGAAGATCGCTGAAAATCTCACCGTTCAATTGGGTGGACGGAAAGAATTTGAAGAATTCCGTGAGTCTCATCAGAATGAATCGATTGGAATGCTTGTCAAGAATCAGGATGAGCCAGTTAGGATCATTGAGTCAAAGGGTAAGCTGGTGCAGAAGATATCTCCTATTTACAAAAATCCGGAGCCAGATCACCTGATCGACTTCGATGCTCAATTCTATCTGCCAACAAAGCACTTTTTGAATGCTACTATTGATACGCTCATGTTTAATTTAAGTGTCATCTGGGCGATGTCGATATTTCTATACGTTACATTGTATTACAACATTTTGAGAAAGATCATTGGAAGCTTTGATCGAATATCCTTTAAACGCAAGTAAGAGACGATGTTTTTTGTTCTTTCCAAAACCCTGAGCTATCTGCTGAAGCCGCTGGTAATCATATGCGGTTTACTGATATGTTCATGGTTGATAAAGAATTCCAGATGGAACAAGAGATTGTTAATCACCAGTATTATTCTGCTTCTCTTCTTTTCAAACGACTTCATAGCAAATGAAGCAATGAGGTCATGGGAAGTGAGCGTCACCCCATTCTCACAAATAGAAAAAAAATACGAATACGGTGTTCTCCTTTGCGGAGTGGCTAAATCTGAAGTGGGGCCAGATGATAGGGTTTACATTGGCTCTGCGGCGGACAGGGTAAACCACACGCTGCAACTCTATAAAATGGGTTTTATCAAAAAGATTCTTATTTCAGGCGGTAGTGGCCGGCTCATTGACATCGGAGAGCGTGAAGCAGATAAATTATCATCTCTTCTTCAATTGATGGGAGTACCGGCTCAGGATATCATGATCGAGAATCAATCCAGGAATACGCATGAATCAGCCATTGAAATTAAAAAGATCCTAGCTCCTTTTACCACAGCAGATCAATGTCTGCTCATTACTTCAGCATTTCACATCAGAAGATCAATTGGTTGTTTTTCCAAAGTTGGATGGCCAATGGATTCATTCAGCGCAGATGTGCTGAGCCATAATCGTAATTTTTCCTTCGATACACTATTCATTCCAAAAACAGAAGCGATGGGATCCTGGAATGTTTTGCTTAAGGAATGGGCCGGGTACATCGCCTATCGTATCGCAGGATACATCTGATCCGATCACTTGTTATACACAAATTTATAATACCATTGTTGAGCTGGAATGGTATAAATGAATAAGAATAAAAATGTCAGGCTCGCGATTAAAAATATCGGACTTC includes these proteins:
- a CDS encoding YdcF family protein, with the protein product MFFVLSKTLSYLLKPLVIICGLLICSWLIKNSRWNKRLLITSIILLLFFSNDFIANEAMRSWEVSVTPFSQIEKKYEYGVLLCGVAKSEVGPDDRVYIGSAADRVNHTLQLYKMGFIKKILISGGSGRLIDIGEREADKLSSLLQLMGVPAQDIMIENQSRNTHESAIEIKKILAPFTTADQCLLITSAFHIRRSIGCFSKVGWPMDSFSADVLSHNRNFSFDTLFIPKTEAMGSWNVLLKEWAGYIAYRIAGYI
- a CDS encoding PKD domain-containing protein, which encodes MIGKGLLFTVFLAFISNQVFAQADPRIQFIENKNQWPSGIEYGARVSGGRMFLSSKGFSYYFLDQRKLEELHDRSHNPKGESSSSPDDQVINGQKIEVSFLGSNPNPVIKPFQPLSTYYNYFVGSDRSSWASKAKAYEGVYYSSFYDSIDLKIYSSGDFVKYDFIVAPGADPSEIKLKYEGVDELSMINQEVHVKTEYVSINEQKPEAFQFIDGIKVSVKCEYDLLDGIITFRFPEGYDSSKELVIDPILIFSTYSGSRADNWGSTATPGEHGNLYSSGVTNEFPNTSDAGLFPVTPGAFQTTYGGIYDVSILKYDSIGQHLLYASFLGGSLSESSHSLVVNKNNELIILGTTSSSNFPTSITGFDQTFNGGTVETNVVTYNQGSDIFVTKISADGSQLLASTFIGGSANDGMNPSNGILTANYGDQLRGDVITDDLGNIYISSVTASSNFPVVNGFDLTFNNGVTDAIVLKLNPDLSQIMWGTFVGGSGADASHTIKLDASNNVYVGGGTSSINFPVTAGVYQGTYLGAGDGWIAKIADDGSSILASTFTGTNAFNQVYFLDLNSSGDIYVYGQTAGSFTVTAGVYFNANGGQFIQKFSNDLKTLKFSTVFGSGRGIPDISPTAFLVNECNNIYVSGWGGVLNSALGFWPGSSTFGMPLTPDAYQRTTSGSDFYFMVLTDDASQLLYATYLGGNVSKTHVDGGTSRFDKSGVVYHAVCSGCAAFVGGPSSDFPTTPGAWSRTNRSTNCNNAAFKFDLSSLKARIQTNNIKLNSPGISRVCLGDKIVFQNRSIGGERFIWNLGDGPNIIKTDTSAITHQYTATGPYTVKLKAIDTGTCIGSDSTSTVITVIPPLGRGGPDQIACKDAPVQLTASGGVMYQWLDKDRKFISNQATPTVTPLDTTRYFVDVTDINGCVVKDTVNIKVVPGIDLKFEVSKVYDCLTRAKAKLINLSDEEEETYLDFGDGNTSEQKQAIHSFDKDGIYNVRVVGKKEFCTYYEEVQFPSLTLFVPNVITPGSSPGLNDTFKIKFGDQLISQTGKNVSFTVYDRWGGLVYENPNYRDNWGAENLSAGTYYYEVVIEGEATCKNWVQIIK
- a CDS encoding ATP-binding cassette domain-containing protein translates to MSEPVLKSILRLFAIVAKEDQVTRQERDYVLAFLNDHLGRKAVMEKIAFFDDFVLHLSSNQEKNIQQYCQEINAEVTQKQKAVILLELMSVILADGVISDKENHYAKMIGSALNVSSEDIDLMTHFILGTHRDTFKSEKILVIDSIPEKPKTTKHIYREKLDGTIAILYLSSGELYFFKFTGKGDVFLNGIPQKSSNINPLAHGSSMRWEGAEPVYFGETLSLFKQLNSGVRTTFEARNIFYEFKNGKLGLREVNIFEESGNLIALMGASGAGKSTLLQVLNGSEKPSSGQVLINGIDIHRESKKVEGVFGFVPQDDLLIEDLTVYQNLYFAAKLCFNHLSETEVNLLVLKTLDDLGLSETKDLTVGSPLRKTISGGQRKRLNIGLELLREPSVLFVDEPTSGLSSRDSENIIDLLKELALKGKLVFAVIHQPSSDIFKMFDRLVILDTGGYQIYYGNPVDAVTYFKQNINLVNSDQGECPECGNVNPEQIFNIIETKVIDEYGNFTNERKIIPEQWNIIFRDKIKIPTLSTSTEPPHSTLRLPGWTRQIRLFGLRDFLSKLSNRQYLAINLLEAPLLAFILAFITRYYNTDDPYHSGYVFIKNLNLPAYLFMSVIVALFMGLTVSAEEIIRDQKILKREAFLHLSRSSYLISKVGILFMISAIQTFLFVLVGNSILEIDGMLFIHWGILFTVSCFANMLGLNISSAFNSAVTIYILIPILLIPQLILSGVVVKFDKLNPLIGNSETVPLVGDMMTSRWAFEASMVAQFKDNRYEREFYEQDKIISDSEYKRLYYIPTLESKLDFVNQNYLKKETDPAIVVSDLKLIQNQIDIELEGIGRQHFLELALLQRSTYDSSVYSKTKKFLHTLKQYYSNRSINANKEKEKIAENLTVQLGGRKEFEEFRESHQNESIGMLVKNQDEPVRIIESKGKLVQKISPIYKNPEPDHLIDFDAQFYLPTKHFLNATIDTLMFNLSVIWAMSIFLYVTLYYNILRKIIGSFDRISFKRK